One Cervus canadensis isolate Bull #8, Minnesota chromosome 31, ASM1932006v1, whole genome shotgun sequence genomic region harbors:
- the LOC122432292 gene encoding translation initiation factor IF-2-like translates to MVAASRLGPVPEGRPGPRGAGAAAAGPGSVLATLRAALPPAPASRGVRAAPHRKPDIRAPATAAREVRRGRGRTAPRSAARGARGGRAQTPREARALRRPRGPRAPASPSPRRGEPGGRAARAAAAAAPGGEAGERGAARRRRRRAQGQGMADAPSACAYVRESGRGRARAEPGRPPRAPALAASLGARAAPPPPPAARVPPRGGRGPRPAGGLRGAGLLGRGRPGSGPSPPQTGPGPPARGSGELQILEVILNFDCTWNTRSFQNHT, encoded by the exons ATGGTG GCTGCCTCGCGGCTCGGCCCTGTCCCCGAGGGCCGCCCGGGACCCCGCGGAGCCGGGGCGGCGGCAGCGGGTCCGGGCTCGGTGCTCGCGACGCTGCGAGCCGCTCTACCGCCGGCGCCCGCGAGCCGAGGGGTCAGGGCAGCGCCTCACAGGAAACCGGACATCCGAGCGCCCGCGACCGCGGCCCGCGAGGTGAGGCGAGGGCGCGGGAGGACGGCGCCCCGCTCGGCGGCTCGGGGAGCGAGGGGTGGCCGAGCCCAGACGCCCCGCGAGGCTCGCGCCCTGCGGCGCCCCCGGGGCCCGCGAgcccccgcctccccctccccgcgGCGGGGCGAGCCGGGTGGCCGGGCGGCtagagcggcggcggcggcggcgccgggcGGCGAGGCCGGGGAGCGCGGGGCTgcacggcggcggcggcggcgggcgcagGGGCAGGGCATGGCTGACGCGCCCTCTGCCTGCGCTTATGTGAGAGAAAGCGGCCGAGGGAGGGCGCGTGCCGAGCCCGGCCGCCCTCCCCGCGCGCCGGCCTTGGCGGCGTCTCTCGGCGCCCGCgcggcccctcccccgccccccgcggcGCGAGTCCCCCcgcggggtgggagggggcccCGGCCGGCGGGCGGGCTCCGAGGCGCCGGGCTCCTGGGACGCGGGCGCCCCGGCTCCGGCCCCAGTCCCCCGCAGACTGGCCCCGGGCCACCCGCTCGAGGGTCAGGGGAGCTCCAGATTCTAGAAG TGATTCTCAACTTTGACTGCACCTGGAATACCAGAAGTTTTCAGAACCACACCTGA